One Halalkalicoccus subterraneus genomic window, ACAGCACCGTATGGGAGACCGCGACCGCGACGCCGAGGACTGGCCCGTCCAGATCTCGTTGTACCTCGACGAGGAATGTCAGATCCGAAACGGCGCGCTGGAAGCCTCCCGGCTCGCGATGAATCGCTATTTGATCAAGGAACTGGGCGAGTTCAACTACGCCGCGATCCTCCGGAAGTTCCCCCACCACGTCATCCGCGAGAACAAGCAGGCGACCGGTGCGGGCGCGGACCGTGTTTCGGACGGGATGCGCCAGGCGTTCGGGAAGATCGTCGGTACCGCCGCTCGGATCGAGAACGGCGAGCGCGTCTTTACCATCTGGTGTGAGGTCGAGGACGCCCCCGTCGCCAAGGAAGCGTTCCGGCGCGCGTACAACAAAGTCTCGCCGCCGTGTACCATCCGCGTCGAGCGCGGCGAGGAACTGCTCGTCTCGTAAGTGCTCACGCTCGCGCTCTCGACGCGCGCGGAGACCTACGACCGACTCGATCGGGACCTCCCCGAGTACGGTATCGAGGTCCGTCACCTCGAAACGACCGGCCGAACCACGCTGATTTCTCCCGACACGACCCTCGCCGAGGAGGTCGACGTCGGTCTCGTCTTTCCCTCACGGCTCGTGGAAGGCGGCGTCGCCAGCGTGCTCGCCGACGTTCCGTGGGTCAACGACCGCGAAGCGATCGTGACCTCGCGGAACAAAGCCGAAGTGCTCGCCCGTCTCGCCCGCGCGGGTGTTCCAACTCCCGAGAGCGTCCTCGTCTCGAACCCGGTCGGGCAGGGGGAGCTTCGGGCGGTTTTCGAACGTTTCGACCCGCCAGTGGTGATTAAACCGAACTCCGCGACCCGCGGAACCGGTATCGCGCTCGCACACGATCTGGACTCGTTTCTCGGAATCTGTGATTACCTCTCGTTGATCCACGAGTTCCCCGCGACCGACGACAAATCGTTTCTCATCCAGGAGTACCTGCCCGAAGCCCGCGATTACCGTGCGATGATCGTCGACGGAGAGTACGTCGGCGCGGTCGAGCGTGAGGGGACCGGTTGGAAACACAACGTCCACGCGGGCGCACGTGCAACGGGTGTGGCACTTCCCGGCGATCTGCGGAGACTCGCGGAACGGGCCGCGAACGTCCTCGGGATCCCGTTTCTCGGCGTCGATCTGCTCGTTTCGGAGGGGCGGGCGGTCGTCTCGGAGACCAACGCCCGGCCGACCGTCGACGAGGCGACCAAGTACGAACCCGACTTCGACGACCGGCTTGCGAAACTGATCCACGCGCGTACACGGAACTGAGATCCGCCATGGTTGGGCGCACGGCGTGGCCCTGATCCCACCAGTGGCTTCGAGTACGGCCGCTCGCGGGACGACTACAGCCATTATTTCAACGGGATCCCGCGGGCGAGGTCG contains:
- a CDS encoding 50S ribosomal protein L16 translates to MSDKPASMYREISKQPYTRREYITGIPGSKIAQHRMGDRDRDAEDWPVQISLYLDEECQIRNGALEASRLAMNRYLIKELGEFNYAAILRKFPHHVIRENKQATGAGADRVSDGMRQAFGKIVGTAARIENGERVFTIWCEVEDAPVAKEAFRRAYNKVSPPCTIRVERGEELLVS
- a CDS encoding ATP-grasp domain-containing protein; this encodes MLTLALSTRAETYDRLDRDLPEYGIEVRHLETTGRTTLISPDTTLAEEVDVGLVFPSRLVEGGVASVLADVPWVNDREAIVTSRNKAEVLARLARAGVPTPESVLVSNPVGQGELRAVFERFDPPVVIKPNSATRGTGIALAHDLDSFLGICDYLSLIHEFPATDDKSFLIQEYLPEARDYRAMIVDGEYVGAVEREGTGWKHNVHAGARATGVALPGDLRRLAERAANVLGIPFLGVDLLVSEGRAVVSETNARPTVDEATKYEPDFDDRLAKLIHARTRN